TAACAATATCGTATTCATTGTACCAACATACatgcaaaattattaaaataaaataatatttttccctgTTAAAGCagtgttttttaaacatttttattccaGAGCGCATTATACtgataatatccaaaatattataccTAGTGCAATATATATTGCGTTATCTCGCACAATTTGAGAAACACTCCTGTAAAGAGAGGTAATGtctatgaaattataaaatggtgTCGTATATATCGAATACTATGGATAAAATGGGgatacaaaatttacattaagccaagaaatattgattttgcaTTGGTACCATCACAAAATCATGATGAATCAGCATATTTTAAGTATAGTTAGGCAAATACTACTAGAAGTCCTTGAGTTAAGTTATTCTAAATATGTGATAGATATACTAGGCTTACACAACCTGCTGTTGTCTTCCCTAACGTCAACTGCTGCAGGTGCTACGAGGAATAAGGGAGTGACGTCAGAagattcaaatttgaatttcgATCGTAGCTGAATATAACAGACAGTAAATTCAAAATTGGGTCGGGTCGGGTTTAATACAGTAATCTGTTTAATTTCTTTGCTGAGAATGGATCGATCCTTTGAGCCCggatttttattagatttgtcAGAGGACACAATTATCAAAGAGGAAGAGGATGACGACGATCCTTTTAATTTAAAGTCCATGGTGCATTCGACAACCTCTCGACAATTGTCTGTAATGACAGATCCTAAGACGGACACACTTGTTCAAATTGAGGACGATCCATGGATGGATTGGGATCGACTCCAATCTGAAGCCTCAGCTCTTGCTGCCTTCGCTCAAGAGGATGTTACTGATTGGGATGCTATCGAAGTGGAAGCTTCCGCTGTTGCGGGAAGTATTAAGTTCAGTAATACtttcttctcttcttcctctcccATGAGTCCACTCTCTCTTGAGTCCCCTCTCTCTACTATCTTCTCTTCGGGGATGAGTCCGGATCTCCTTTTTTCTCCTCCCTCATCGGGTCTTCTCAAGTTGTCACTAAAAGACTCTTCACTCCACTACAAACCCCCATCTTTCCCCAATCTTAGGAAAGTCATCTTTATACACCTCCAGTTTAAACAATTAtagcattatttatatttttctttggggcACAAATTATTCGCAGTGACTTCATTTTTCCCATTTAACAACTCAATGAATGATTAACTCGAGGTGTATAAtgactatttaatatttaggaGTCCACTAACACCTGCTAACCgtatattcaatgaaaaaagaactcaaagtgaacttaaaaaagttaattatgtcCCTAGAAAACCGTCTACACTGACCTTTCCTCCCAAGAACATTGAAGTAAATGCTAAAAAACCATTGTCGTTAAATCATACtgcaaaaagcaaaaatcctCTTGAGACAAGGCGTCAAATGGGCACAGCCTCGAATACCTCAACTCGATCCATCTCAGTGCCTAAAAAGTGTCCGGCGAAGAAGTCTAGTACTTCTAGTGATGCTCCAGAGCTAAGACGTTCAATTAGTAATATGACACATAGCCAACTCCAGTCCATAAATAAGAAAGATACTACTTCTATTCCGTATTCAGCAAAGAAATCATTTACTCTTCCTCGTAAAAAGCCATCCAAACAGGCCTCGAATCCATCTGCTGCTGCTGTTGCACCTACTACAACATATTCAGGCTCTAAGACAAATACTACTCCTTCAGTTAATCGTACTCCAGGTCATCGATTCGGGTCGAGTGTTGTTTCAAGTACTCCAGCTCAGAAACCTTGTGGTAGTGGACGATCAGTCAAGTTTGCACAGCCTACATTACCAAGTCCAATAGTGAAATATCcaagattcaaaaaataaactcaatagttgaaattatttatatttaaaaaaaaccttatgaCGACACGAGTACTGTGTATTTTTATGTTCCAGCGGTgcataattgattaattgaatatGGATATTGGTGTTATGGCActcatatctattttattattaatattattgaaatacaatttacatGAATGTTACAggaagcattttttaaattatcaattaatggATGATTGCCTTTTTTATCCTAATTTACTGATAATTGCATCTGTAAACTCTGAGCATTTGGCCGTTCCTCCGAGATCACCTGTAATAGTTTGTCCTTCTTTGATAACAGAGAAACATGCATTTTGAATACGCTCAGCTTGATCATGAAACTCCATGTATCTTAACATCATGACAGAAGAGAGCAGGAGAGCAGTTGGATTGGCCAAATCTTTTCCAGCGATGTCGGGTGCAGTTCCGTGAACTGCCTCAAATATAGCACCTCCAGTTCCAATATTTGCAGAGGGAGTAAGACCAAGCCCACCGATGAGACCCGCGCAAAGATCCGATAAAATGTCCCCATAGAGATTAGGCATGACTAGAACATCGTACTTTCCAGGATCTTGAACCATGTTAAGACAGACGGTGTCAAGGTACCTTTCCTCGAATTTAATTTCAGGATGCTTTTCAGCAGCGTCCCTACAACATTTAAGGAAGAGGCCGTCCGACATTCGCATAATATTGGCCTTGTGAACAGCCGTTACTTTGTGTCTATTATTCTCTTTAGCGTATTTGAAAGCATATTCAGCGACTCTGGAGCTCGCTGCCTCAGTTATAAGTTTAATTGATTGAACAACTCCATCCACGATTTCGTGCTCTATTCCAGAGTACTCCCCCTCCGTATTTTCTCGAATTGTGACAACATCAACATCATCGTAGAGCGTTTTATAGCCTTCGATGGACTTGCAAGGCCTCACGTTTGCGTACAAGCTAAACTCCTTACGAAGAGCCAGATTCAAGGATCGAAAGCCTTTTCCCACAGGGGTCATAAGAGGGGACTTTAAACCAATTTTATTGGTGTTGACGGAGTCAATGGCATCTTGAGGAATGCCCATTGTTCCATCGGATTGTCGAACAGGCTTCACATCAACGGAGTCCCACTCAATGGGAACTTCTGCTGCGCTAAAGATTCGCTGCACAGCAGAAGCAATTTCGGGTCCGATCCCATCACCTGGAATCAGAGTCACCCTCCTTGTCCCCGAGGAGTAGTTACGGATAAAATTCCTTGTTACATTCAACATGCCGATCGATTCAACTGACCCTGCTCGATCTTGCTAGAGCTGTTCTCTTCAATTAATGTTAAAAGTCTAATCAGTTATCAACATCAGCTGATGCATGTGGAGCCCCATTCAAAAACGAAGCAGCTGCGGGCCCAGCAGATCACCAGCTCGAATTGAATACATAATAACATACATCAGCCCATATCTAGCCCCTCCTTTCTCTCATCAGAGAGAAAGCAAGAGAGCTCCAGCAGCTCAGGAGTCTCGCGGGATTTCTCAGTTAAATTTAACCCAGTCTCACATTTGGGCACTGACTCAAGCAAGATCTCATTAAAAGTACTCTGGTTCGAATTCCATATAAAAGTACCATACaacatcataataaatatttaaatataataatattattattatgcctAGAATTGCATTCAAGTAAGTAAATGAGTTTCGATGTCATTGACGTCATAGGAAAAATAGAAAGCCCGGACAACAACATATTAAgttacaaattgtataatacatACGTACAAGAGGCCGGGTGATTCTTAAGCTAgaatactaataagtaatagGTTAggtaataatagttaatataataaaaataaaataataaatagaagaCCGGGACAGGGCATGTCACTCAATCATGACGTCACGCTCTTCTTGGAGGCGTCAAAATGAATTTGTGATGACGTCAATCacacatatttcaaatttctaaattgaattgaaatggaccaaaggagaaaaaaaacagCCCTTTTTAGTATTCCATCATCAACAATATctttaaatgagaaaaaatgacTATTGTATTAGGAAAATACAGAATGAGAATGAAATTTTAGGATAGAGAGTGAGAGAAATAATAGGGTGAGAAATAGAAGGCGAGATGGGCCAATTTCCTAGAGGagtttaaatagaaaaaagtgtTGATAGAAGGAGTGGGGGGGAGATATTGGAAGGAGAAAAATCAGAATTGACTGTAAATGTACGTACGTAGTGAGTGAATAAAAAGGAGGAGTGGGAGAGTGAGagtgaaagagagagagagacagagaagGGAGAGAACTGAGAAGGAGGAGTGGAGTACAGAATAATAGGAAGAAATCACCAcaactaaaatacaaaaaaaaaaaaaaaaaaaaaaaaaataagtaagagCTGATGGAGGAGtaaggaaagaaagagagagaaaagaaagaaagaaagaaagaatttagaaaagaaaaagaaaagagaaggaaaagaaaagaagaagaagaagaagaagaagaggaagaagtgGAAGGAATCGAGAAACAAATTGGGTGATCCCTGATTGTCCCTGGTATGATGAGATGATGGATCATCAGGGTAGTAGTAATAACGGAGGGGAAAGTGTGCTCCTAAAAGAGGATATCAATTCAAGCGGTCCTCAGTCTCCAACGTGTTCTTCCGGAGTGGGCGGAATGAGTCCTTCTCCTGGTTCTGCGCCTTGTTCGGGTGCTCAAGTGCAGTCCGTGCCCTCGCAACAGGGCCAGCGAGTGAATTACTCCATCCCTGGCATCCTTCACTTCATTCAGCATGAGTGGTCTCGCTTCGAGATGGAGCGTAACCAGTGGGAGGAGGAGCGTGCGGAGCTGCAGACGCGAGTGGCCTTCCTCCAGGGAGAGCGCAAGGGACAGGAAAACCTGAAGAAGGATTTGGTGCGAAGAATCAAAATGCTGGAATATGCTTTGAAGCAGGAGCGAAACAAATATCAACGCCTAAAAAAGAGTCAAAACAACCCGGATGGAGTGGCTGAAGATCCCGAAGACAGCAGCAAGTTAGGTCTTGAAGAGGGAGACACTGAACTTGACGACAATGATCTCCTTACATCCAAGTTGGATATCCCTGAGAACTACGTAGCTGTATCCAATGTGAATTGGCGTCAAGGGAAACAGCTTCTTAGACAATATCTTCAAGAAATTGGGTACACTGATACTATCATTGATGTCAGGGCCAATCGTGTCAGATCCGTCCTGGGTTTGGATGTTAATAGAATCAATAACGGACCCCCTCCTCCTAATCCTAATAACCCCCCTTCTCGACAACCTAATGCAGCCACTCACCTCAATCCTGAAAAAGAAGAATCGGTCGTTATGGCTAATTTCGATTTCCTCTCACAAGAAGTTGACGCTgaagatgatgaagaagaaaatactcCAGAGGAATCCAATACTAAAGTCGAAGCTGAGGTTACCCATGAGGATAGAAGAAAAATTGGAGAGCCTTATGACGCTTCAGCAGATAACAGAAAATGGAACTCAGGTTTGTAGGACCAAACACTCTAAAACACtgttcaaatttatattgttcAATTCTATTGATAGGGTCATCCTCCAACTCATACTCTCGTTTCACTGGTAGTCGTCCAGGTGTTTCCATTGCTCCTCCATCTTCACAAGGCTCAGAATCCCTCAAAAATCCCGACAAAAAGTTAGTGGGGAGTAATCTCGAACTTGGAGAATTAGAACAATTAGCTGTTATTAATGACAATGAATTGTCCTGTGACGTAGGTTTCatcattctaaaaatatcaaatttctaaatcattgaatttttctttttttttcagtttacaACGCCAAAAGAAGCTCTTCGAAAAACGTGGAACGCAAAATATACGCTTCGTAGTCATTATGATGGTGTTAGAGCGTTGCGCTTTCATCCAAAAGAGCCGGTTTTAATCACAGCCAGTGAAGATCAAACTCTCAAAATGTGGAACTTACAAAAAACTACGCCAGTTAAAAAATCTACGGCATTTGACGTTGAGCCAGTGTATACATTCAGAGCCCATCGAGGTCCCGTACTTTCTCTCGATGTATCTAGAGCGGGTGACCTCATTTTTTCGGGTGGTATAGATGCATCTATACGTGTATGGAATATGCCTTCACCAGATATAGATCCTTACAATTTATAcggtaataaaatatacatacatacatgtacacatgtatagttatttatttattttgtaaatatccaatgctattttatactttttagatCCTTCAGTCCTTGCATCAAGTCTCTTTGGACATAGTGATGCTGTATGGGGTTTAGCTTATAATAATCTTAAACAGCAACTTCTATCTTGTTCTGCTGATGGTACGGTTAAATTATGGTCTCCATTAGCTAAAGTTCCTTTGCTGAGGACATTCGGTAGTGAGAATAATGGAACTCCTACTTCTGTCGACTGGATGTACGAAGACCCTTCCTATATGATAACTGCATATTCAAATGCTGCTTGCATAATCTATGATGTTGAAACAGGAAAGCCCGTCATTAAATTAGATACACAGGTATGTcttgttttaattcattatatattctattatatcaAATCTTTGTTGAGCTTATTGAATattccttttgatttttattatattttgtacggGTAAAATAACTCCTACATAATGATAACATGCCAATTAATCTTCGGATTTCATTGTGGCTGATCAAATTagctttattacttttttttaaagtaatgtttCATACTAGCTACGATATCATTATACTATCACTTAATTTTGCCATTTAATTGACggtaataaatgaatgaatgaatgtatattttactttaaagatAGGTTTTATCCAAAAGTCGAATAGATAGAAAGGTTATCCTCATGATATGTTGTATTAGTTATTTCCGTTATCCGGTTATGAAAAAGCTTTGAGCGATAAAATCTGACGAGgttcaatattttatcattaaaagttattcttataattttctGTTCATTGAAAAGGGAAATTTTGACTTGATTTCTAAGCCTTTTGGAATATACACTATGGCCGATAAATAAGCTCATTAAGTCTGTCTTTCTTACATAATTTCAAAGTGTTGATATGATAGGAAATGTATGTCATTttgataattgtattttattgatcagacaatgaaataaataactaacattgcataattttcattataaggGCAATGATGTTGGAGCAATAACGCGAGTTGCTTGTCATCCTACACTTCCAATGACCGTAACAGCTCACGATGATCGACATATTAGGTTTTTTGATAATTACACAGGCAAACTAACACATTCTATGGTTGCTCATCTTGAAGCAGTCACATCTATTGCCATAGATGCCAATGGTTTATATCTTATTTCTGGaagtaagtattttatttatttttaaatgcttgaGAGGTAGTAtctacctacatacatatacgctggatttttataattttatttgtatctttCCAGGTCATGATCGTAGTGTGAGGCTGTGGAATATAGAGACCAAAACTTGCGTTCAAGAAATAACAGCCCATCGTAAAAAGTTCGACGAAAGTATTTTCGATGTTGCTTTTCATCCTAGTAGTTCTTATATAGCAAGTGCCGGAGCCGATGCCTTAGCCAAGGTCTTCGTATAAAATGAATAGTTTACATCTGGGAACTTACTACTCCATCATCAACGAATTACTAAAAACAAgggaacatatttttaatcagttttactTTGGATGTATGAAACTATTTGCAACGAAAGAAATCCAACGGactttgttaatataattttgctttcgtcgtgtttttctaatttttaagtttcttaatatattaagaGGAGTTCTGAGAAAATGTGTAAAGAATTGTCCTCAAAGACTATATTTCGAAGATGAAGAAAGCGTTTATGTTACTATTCTACGACGACGACGACTACGACTACCACATACTATTGCCCTCACTCTCTCATTTAAACCCTTGTAAACCTAGTTCATACAGTTCTCCATTTCGTATGAGGCGGGAACACACCAATAGACTACATATGTCCTTGGATTGTTATACTGTTAAGTAACCCGTCATTCGTGTACTACGAAAGCTTTCTAAGAATTTCCCTTTTACTCGATTTTGTTGATGATGAAGAGGAGAGgcaagttataattttatgatttaaagaagaaagaaaaaaaaaagtatcgaaaagaaactatattatatatatttatcgttTACAATTATTGTATTTCATGGCACTTTCTACCCCATCCCcgaaaagaaatattaataaaaaaaaaatacaaataacacATTCTACTCtttgtttaatttgttaatgaaatagaactttattattaaataatggatGGAATCCTGTCATCACAATATGAATAGTCGCGGTCATTtgatttaagtaataattaaaaaacacataCATATGCAAAGCGAAGATAACATAATAATAGGAAATGAAAGCTTGAATGAAGTGACGGATACATCAAAATGGTGGTACTGTGTTAGTAAAAGAAGGTTGTTCGAGTTCTTCTCTCTTGGTCATGCGTGTTCCttgttgtaatttataaatattaatgatatccTGGTCTGCAGGGCAGCTCTGCGTGAAGGCATCCAATTGATAcatttctccaaaatatttccAGAGACTCTCAAGCGTCTCAGGAATATCAAAATCAGCAAAGAAATGGCCTGCGACTCGGATGTGTTGTAATTTAGGCATGAGCTCACAGTCGAAGCAGCAGATGGTGTCGCCCGTTAGAAAGCGACTTCCCTTCTGGGACAAATGCTCATCCACCTTGCGTAAGTGCGACAGAAGATTGGATTTGGAGGTATCGTCCTTTTTGAGGAGCATCAGCTTAAATTTGGAATAGATGTTCTCGATTCTGGAAGCCACTTCCTTGTCCTGGACGAAGAGATTGTGTCCGCCAGGGATGCTCTTCATTATGTGACGCTCGATCTTCTCATTCTCCAACACCGTGACTCCGTTGTCGATCAGGATGGGTGGCGGAGTGGCTTCGAAGTTGGTTCGGAAGTCGGGAGGCGGCTTCAGCATATCCACCGTCGTTATTTTCAAAGAGATCGTCTTCAGCTCCGCCAACAAATACAGgtccatgaaatattcatgGCAAAAGAGGCACGCGCCTTTACGCCGACCATCGATCGTCGACGCTTTGATTATCAGCTCTATCTCGGGAATATTCTCGGAAGACATTCTCCAACACTTGTCACTTCTCCTCGTCTTCCCTCCGCCCAAATCTCAAAACACCTTCTTTCAAATTCTTCTCTTGTCTTGTCTagtctcttcttcttcttcttcttcttcttctttccctCTCAATTATGTACGCACGTACGTGAAGCAGCAACAGCAGCGctccttccttttttcttcatccAGCTTCTTGAACTCCTGCTTTCTTCTTCATTCATCCCCTGCTCGCGagttgaaatgaatttatgaCTCAACTTGGCCAACCTATCCACAACACATCATTTCAAATCATGTGTTGCTTCTAGCTCTCTTTTCCAATCTTTCATAAGCAGCAGCTCCTTCCTCCTTTCTCGACCTTAACTGACGTCATGTATATTTAAGAAGACGTAGTCATTGTGTCAATGAATGAGCTCACTAGTCAGTCGCTGGCGCATCGCCGCACCGTGAGGccttctctctttttctttttttgtttcttcttctctttcgCTTGCTGCTGCTCTTTTttcgctcttttttttttcttcttttaattctGGATGCATGCTATGa
The sequence above is drawn from the Lepeophtheirus salmonis chromosome 5, UVic_Lsal_1.4, whole genome shotgun sequence genome and encodes:
- the Idh3a gene encoding probable isocitrate dehydrogenase [NAD] subunit alpha, mitochondrial, with protein sequence MLNVTRNFIRNYSSGTRRVTLIPGDGIGPEIASAVQRIFSAAEVPIEWDSVDVKPVRQSDGTMGIPQDAIDSVNTNKIGLKSPLMTPVGKGFRSLNLALRKEFSLYANVRPCKSIEGYKTLYDDVDVVTIRENTEGEYSGIEHEIVDGVVQSIKLITEAASSRVAEYAFKYAKENNRHKVTAVHKANIMRMSDGLFLKCCRDAAEKHPEIKFEERYLDTVCLNMVQDPGKYDVLVMPNLYGDILSDLCAGLIGGLGLTPSANIGTGGAIFEAVHGTAPDIAGKDLANPTALLLSSVMMLRYMEFHDQAERIQNACFSVIKEGQTITGDLGGTAKCSEFTDAIISKLG
- the Cka gene encoding striatin-3 yields the protein MMDHQGSSNNGGESVLLKEDINSSGPQSPTCSSGVGGMSPSPGSAPCSGAQVQSVPSQQGQRVNYSIPGILHFIQHEWSRFEMERNQWEEERAELQTRVAFLQGERKGQENLKKDLVRRIKMLEYALKQERNKYQRLKKSQNNPDGVAEDPEDSSKLGLEEGDTELDDNDLLTSKLDIPENYVAVSNVNWRQGKQLLRQYLQEIGYTDTIIDVRANRVRSVLGLDVNRINNGPPPPNPNNPPSRQPNAATHLNPEKEESVVMANFDFLSQEVDAEDDEEENTPEESNTKVEAEVTHEDRRKIGEPYDASADNRKWNSGSSSNSYSRFTGSRPGVSIAPPSSQGSESLKNPDKKLVGSNLELGELEQLAVINDNELSCDFTTPKEALRKTWNAKYTLRSHYDGVRALRFHPKEPVLITASEDQTLKMWNLQKTTPVKKSTAFDVEPVYTFRAHRGPVLSLDVSRAGDLIFSGGIDASIRVWNMPSPDIDPYNLYDPSVLASSLFGHSDAVWGLAYNNLKQQLLSCSADGTVKLWSPLAKVPLLRTFGSENNGTPTSVDWMYEDPSYMITAYSNAACIIYDVETGKPVIKLDTQGNDVGAITRVACHPTLPMTVTAHDDRHIRFFDNYTGKLTHSMVAHLEAVTSIAIDANGLYLISGSHDRSVRLWNIETKTCVQEITAHRKKFDESIFDVAFHPSSSYIASAGADALAKVFV
- the Clic gene encoding chloride intracellular channel Clic, whose translation is MSSENIPEIELIIKASTIDGRRKGACLFCHEYFMDLYLLAELKTISLKITTVDMLKPPPDFRTNFEATPPPILIDNGVTVLENEKIERHIMKSIPGGHNLFVQDKEVASRIENIYSKFKLMLLKKDDTSKSNLLSHLRKVDEHLSQKGSRFLTGDTICCFDCELMPKLQHIRVAGHFFADFDIPETLESLWKYFGEMYQLDAFTQSCPADQDIINIYKLQQGTRMTKREELEQPSFTNTVPPF